Part of the Phycisphaerales bacterium genome, TTGGCGCCCTCTTGGACCTCGGCCTCACGGGCGACATCTCGCGGAGCGTGGACCAGTTCCTCGACAAGGCGGACGACCGCGCGTGGCCCGTGATCATCATCTGGCGCTATCGGGCACTGGGTCCGACCGATGAGGCACGCGTAATCGACGCGCTGCGGCAGCACCTGGACGGGGGCGGCCGCCTGCTCGTCAACATGCCCCAACTCGACGACATGCCGGCGATGCAGCGGTTTCTGGGGCTGGAGGGGGCGATAGATCTTCGCCCACCGCAGCAGCGGATCAGGCAGGTGGCCGTGCCGGCGCACCCGGCGGTCGCCCAAGGCGTTATGCGCACCAGCGGCGAGCCGCCGGTCCTGGACGACATCGGCGACGTGCTCGTGCCCGGCCCAGATGCTCGTCCGCTGCTTAAGTATGAGATCGACGAGACCATCGCCAGCGTCATGGTGCGCAGCGGGCAGGTGATCGTCAACGGCTGGGAGTGGTCGGAATGGTCTAGCGACGGCATCGCGATGGCCACCGACCAGATCGAGTGGCTCATCTCGTGTCCGGTCGACGTCGACGGGGACGGAACGCTCGACCTGTTCGATTTCCTGGAGTTCCAGTCGCTGTTCATGGCCGGCGACCCGGCGGCGGACTGGTTCGACTACGACGGCCGGCTGACGATCTTCGATTTTCTCGCGTTCTTCGACGCGTTCGAGGTCGGGTGCCCGTAAGCCTTGACTCTATGGAGTACTGCTGCCATGAGCGTTGTCTTCGATGGAGCCGCCCCGCCACTCGTGCAGGCGTCGTTGCGCTACCCGAAACCACCGATCGGCGCGCACGTTTCTCGCGGCCTCGTCGCTGCAGGGCTGTCGGACGCTCGCGGGAATCGGCGTGCGACGGAGTCGAGGCGGACTTACGCCAGCCGCACCATCGCCCGCCGCTCGTCCGCCGAGATCGCCCCCTCCATGTCGGCCAGCCAGCGCCGCGCGTCGGTCGTGTAGCCCGCCGTGGGCTTGACCTCGGGGCGACGCTCGCGCCAGTAGGCGTTGAAGCGCTCCATCGTCAGCTCGCGCACCAGCTTGGCCTGCATCGACGCGAGCGCAACCGGCAGGTGGGCGTCCTCGGCCTTGGGCTGCACGCGGATGCGCGCGTCGGGCACGTCCTCGAACGCGTACGTGCTGGCCTCGGGCGCTTCGGCGAGCGTGCGAATGGGCTTGCCAAAGACGTGGGCCAGCGCGTCGCGGTACCGCGTGCGGCCGCCCTGGCGGTCGAGGACGATGCGCGTGTGGACGTCACCGCGCTCCTGGCCGGTCCGCTCGATCAACTCAAGGATCGCCGGCGCATGCTCGGCGATGGCGGCCAGGGTCGTGTTGGCCTTGGAGCGACCGCCCGTCAGCTGGGCGTTGAAGCGGACCTCGTCGGTGCGGGCCACGCGGAGCAGCTCGCACGACACGCCCGCCCGCGTCATGGCCCCGGCGAGCGCGTTCGCGGCGATGCGGGCCTCGGCCCCGTCCGCGTGAGACGGACACGGACGCGGAGAGCCGCCGTACCAATCCAGGTCGCACGCCGCCACGCCCAGGGACTCGAAGAGTTCGGCATCGGTCCCGGGCATGCCATGGGTCATCGCCTGCACGAAGCCCAGCACGCTGCGCTCGGCCTCGGCCAGGCGGCCCGCGCCCTGGGCCATGGGCTTGCAGAGCTTCTTGCTGTCGCCGACGGCCAGCCGCTTGCGCTTGTCCCTGGGCGAGCGGCAGACCGCCGGTTCGAGGCGTTCCCATACGTCGGGCACGCCGTCGCCCGGACCCCACGCCTCGACCCGCATCGCCGCCACGCCCACGCACAGCGGGCCGAGCATGGGCCCGTAGCCCGCCTCGTCGATGCCGATGTAGAGGAGCACCGACCATCGTTGCCGCTGCCCCCACCGCCGGGCAAGCCACCGACCCTGTCGCTTGCGGGCAACGTACGATGCGGCGATGCAAGAGCGACGCCCCACCCGCCCCATCTACGTCGGCAACGAGAAGACCGGCACCGTCCAGGTGGGCGGCGGCCTGCCCGACTCGACCGGCAAGGCCACCCAGCCCGCGCCGGTGAGCGTCCAGACCATGACCGCCGGCTACACCCACGACGTCGACAAGTGCGTCGCGGAGATCCACAAGCTCCAATCGGCCGGCGCCGACGTGGTGCGCGTGGCCGTGCCCGAGAAGAAGGACACCGAGGCCCTCAAGGAGATCCTCGACCAGACCAGCGTGCCCATCGTGGCCGACGTGCACTTCCACTTCAAGCGAGCGCTCGAGGCCGTCGAGGCGGGCGTGCACAAGATCCGCCTCAACCCGGGCAACATCAACGACCGGGCCCAGGTCATCGACGTGATCAACGCGTGCAAGGACGCGAAGCTCCCCATCCGCGTGGGCGTGAACGAGGGCTCGATCATCGAGCGGCGTGACAAGCAGAAGCGGGCCAAGGAGCTGGGCGCCTTCTTCAGCGACCACAAGCACGGCTACATGCTGGCCATCATGATCGCCAAGCTCGAGGAATACCTCGACATCTTCGAGGAGCAGGACTTCCACGACGTGGCCATCAGCGCCAAGAGCATGGACGCGACGATGGTCATCGACGCGTACACCGAGATCAGCAAGCGCTTCGACCACCCCCTGCACTTGGGCGTGACGCACGCTGGTCCAAAAGAGACCGGCTGCATCCGCTCGGTCGTCGCACTGGGCACCTTGCTCGCCAATGGCATCGGCGACACGATCCGCATCAGCTACGCGAACGACCCGATCTACGAGGTCGAGGACGGGCTCGAGCTGCTCTACTCGCTGGGCCTGCGCGAGCGCATCGGGGCCGAGCTCATCGCCTGCCCCACCTGCGGACGCATCCAGGTCGACCTGTTCAGCCTCGTGCAAGAGGTCCGCACGAAGCTGGCGAGCGACATCCAGGTGCCGATGAAGGTCGCCGTCATGGGCTGCGTCGTCAACGGGCCGGGCGAAGCCGAGGGCGCCGACGTCGCGGTCTTCGCCGGCAACAAGCGCGGCATCATCTACGTGCAGGGCGAGAAGGTCGCCAATATCCCCGAGGACGACATCCTCGACCGCCTGCTGGCCGAATGCCTCGACTTCCAGGAGAAGATTCGCAGCGGCGAGGCCAAGCTGGGCGACAAGAAGGTCGACATCGTGCCGCCCGACCCGCTGGGCGAGCTCGGCAGCGGCTGGGAGAAGATGGCGGCCGAGCGGCTCAAGGGCGCGGACCTCACCATCGGACAGTCGTAAGCCCCACCCGCGGTAGCGGGCGACTTGACTCTTCCTCCCTCTCCCCGTCTGTGGGGAGAGGGCCGGGGTGAGGGGTCTCCGGATACCCTTCGCCATGAGCCACGCCCGCCAACGCGCTCGCAAGCTGCGGGCGGAGCAAACTCCCCCCGAGGGGGTCCTCTGGAGTGCGCTACGCAATCGCCAACTCGGCGGGCTGAAGTTTCGTCGGCAGCACGCGATCGGTCGGTTTATCGTTGATTTCGCCTGCACCGAGGCAAAGTTGGTCGTGGAGGTCGATAGCCGGTATCACGATGGGCGAAGGGTGGCTGACGCCGCTCGTGATGCCGCGCTTTCTCGGGCAGAGTGGTTTGTGCTCCGCGTTTCGACGGGGGAGATTGCGAGAAATGTGTCAGGCGTTCTGCAGAGAATCCTGGAGACCGCTCGGTCGCGCCTCGAAGCGCAAGACTCCAGCGTGGTGAAGTAAGACCCCTCACCCCAACCCTCTCCCCGCGGACGGGGAGAGGGAGCCCGAAGGCGCGTCACACCACCCGCGCCGCCGGCGGCTTGCCACTCGTCAGGCCCGCCGCCACCAGGCACTCGTGCAGCGCGTCGGCGTCGCGTGTCGTAAAGGCCCCTCGGCTGAAGCTGTCCAAATCGAACACGCCCCAGCAGGCGCCGCGGGAGTCGAGCAGCGGGATCACCAGCTCGGCCAGATCCCTCGGGTCGCACGCGACGTAGCCCTCACCCAGGGCCGCCACGTCGCGGACGACGAGCGTGACGTGCTGCTGGAACGACTGGCCGCACGCGCCATGCATGCCGATGGGCGAGCAGGCTGGCTTGTCACGCCTGGGGCCCAGCAGCATGTGGGCGTCGTCTTCGGGGTCCGGGAGGTAGAAGCCGAGCCACGAGACGTCCTCGCTCGCCAGCGCGTCCCATGCGAAATCAACGAAGCCCGCCATCCGCGCCGCACGATCGCCGGAGAGGCTTCGAGAGGCGGAAAGCAGGCTCGCGTAGTCGCGAACTCGCGACGCTGCTTCGCTCATGCTCGAACTAGAGCGTGGCGGACGTGTAGGGCAGGAGGCCCATGAAACGGGCCCGCTTGATC contains:
- a CDS encoding GC-type dockerin domain-anchored protein, with amino-acid sequence MQRIRTTLMAWVTLSVVALGARAQGADFLYWKETPAATDVIFGALLDLGLTGDISRSVDQFLDKADDRAWPVIIIWRYRALGPTDEARVIDALRQHLDGGGRLLVNMPQLDDMPAMQRFLGLEGAIDLRPPQQRIRQVAVPAHPAVAQGVMRTSGEPPVLDDIGDVLVPGPDARPLLKYEIDETIASVMVRSGQVIVNGWEWSEWSSDGIAMATDQIEWLISCPVDVDGDGTLDLFDFLEFQSLFMAGDPAADWFDYDGRLTIFDFLAFFDAFEVGCP
- the ispG gene encoding flavodoxin-dependent (E)-4-hydroxy-3-methylbut-2-enyl-diphosphate synthase; protein product: MQERRPTRPIYVGNEKTGTVQVGGGLPDSTGKATQPAPVSVQTMTAGYTHDVDKCVAEIHKLQSAGADVVRVAVPEKKDTEALKEILDQTSVPIVADVHFHFKRALEAVEAGVHKIRLNPGNINDRAQVIDVINACKDAKLPIRVGVNEGSIIERRDKQKRAKELGAFFSDHKHGYMLAIMIAKLEEYLDIFEEQDFHDVAISAKSMDATMVIDAYTEISKRFDHPLHLGVTHAGPKETGCIRSVVALGTLLANGIGDTIRISYANDPIYEVEDGLELLYSLGLRERIGAELIACPTCGRIQVDLFSLVQEVRTKLASDIQVPMKVAVMGCVVNGPGEAEGADVAVFAGNKRGIIYVQGEKVANIPEDDILDRLLAECLDFQEKIRSGEAKLGDKKVDIVPPDPLGELGSGWEKMAAERLKGADLTIGQS